Genomic segment of Oncorhynchus keta strain PuntledgeMale-10-30-2019 chromosome 12, Oket_V2, whole genome shotgun sequence:
TACACTTAACAGTAGTTTTTTTAAgtaaaagagaagagggagacacGCCCGATACCGTAATCACTCTAAATGATGCACGCGTAAATGTTTCTTCTGGCTGCATGGTATGTTCATGCATTATTCATGAAATCATTCACCGAGACTAGATACTACTGTAGCATAATTAGTCATAAAGGAGTTTCAATATGATACAATAGCGCGCGATTAGTTGTCCGCATAAACATTGCATTATTGTATCAACAATGTATACATTTTCCTTACACATGACCTATCCATGATCACAGAAAATATTGCATTGTGGCTGGCATAGGAGACAGCAGCGCTCCTGTTGTAGCCAGGTTGTCGGTGATTGTCAGCACACAACATTCGCCTGCATTGCGATTCTTctattaaaggtccaatgcagccgttcttatctcaatatcaaattgtttactgtgattgttttctattaacatgttataaaataatagattaaaatacattttaaaaacttcttagcaaagagcaatttacCAAGCAATAattggtctgagtggggaggggaaaactgaaaactagctggcAGAGAGGTATGACATTTGGaaatctctttcttattggtctattagcAAATGTACCgcttggtgatgtcaccaggcaggcaaAAACTCTACCTCACCAAAACAGCTCTTTTCAAATAGCTCCTACACTAAAAGTGCATTATCAtaattatttttacaattttgcagtattattccaacctcatagtgtggaaatatatataaaacacggggaaatcatgtttttgactgaaCTAGGCCTTTAACATTTTGAAGTAACAACTACTTTTAACATAAAATCTTTGGGTGGAGACTGCAAATTAGGGTGAACCAGCAGACATTGTCCATCCATAGTGCTCACATGATGGTCAGTCATTCAAGGTCAGACGGACTGAGCACACCCTGTACACTCAGTGGAAGTAGTAAATAAAATGTGTTCAacctgaaaatattttttatctCAGGTTACATTATTTTAATATTGTAAATACAAAAAACATGATCTTAAAGGTCTGTAGCCTATTCTTATGTCACTCAAAAGTTTCATAATTATAGTGGTGTGAAATGTCTCAGACTTGTAGAGCTTACCCCTATAGGCTAGCACCCATGTGTACTTTCACCATACACACTACACGCACGGATCAGAAACTGTATCCCATTAATATGCCTTAAGAACACCTTCATCTTCATTCCCAAAGGTTTTAATAATACTCTAGTGAAACAGaaaatgtaaacattacagtacTCGACAGTAGCAGACAAAATGATTCAATACAGCCTTACTTGCATGTGAGTTGTTGGTAAGGTCAGGGGTTGAATAAATATTTACTTTGCCTTTAATATTAAAACTACCTTCaaactgttgtgttgtctggtaGGATGCCATGCTACTGCTCCATTTAATCCCTGGGAAAGCGGGGTTGTGCTTGGATTCCCATGTGATTTATTCCCTGGGAAAGCGGGGTTGTGCTTGGATTCCCATGTGATTTAATCCCTGGGAAAGCGGGGTTGTGCTTGGATTCCCATGTGATTTAATCCCTGGGAAAGCGGGGTTGTGCTTGGATTCCCATGTGATTTATTCCCTGGGAAAGCGGGGTTGTGCTTGGATTCCCATGTGATTTAATCCCTGGGAAAGCGGGGTTGTGCTTGGATTCCCATGTGATTTAATCCCTGGGAAAGCGGGGTTGTGCTTGGATTCCCATGTGATTTAATCCCTGGGAAAGCGGGGTTGTGCTTGGATTCCCATGTGATTCTAATCAAGACTTGGACTCAGACAAGCAGTGTTTTGGAGGTGGTCTGGAGCTACCTTAATCTTTAACATTGTCTGATATTTCAAAAGCATCTCAAACTGCCATTTCAAAATTGAATAGCCACATCTTGTATGTGCACCCTCTCTACAATGATCCCAACAGTCTTTCGATAAAACATTTATTAGATTTAATTATTACAGTATTAATAACATAAAATACTAATAACACTCATTATACAGTATTTGTTGTTGTCTAAAACAAGTACAACACAGTACTTTTAAGTAATGGTTTGAATCTCAAAAGTTTGTACTGACTCTATGTACCATCCAACACATCCTCTTAATACTAAAACTCAATATATTCAATGTCCATAATGTTAAAccatgctgtatcacaaccggccgtgattgggagtcccataaagtggcacacaattggcccagcgttgtctgggtttggccggtgtaggccgtcattgtatataagaatttgttcttaactgacatgcctattCGAATGctcagttaaataaaggttcaaattaaaacataaaaatacatttaaaaatacacAAATTATTATATGCATTGTTGTTCATGATGATTACATAGATTTGATTTGTGTATGCTAACATTAGCAGCACAGGGGTGTTAATTGTGTAGGATTGTAATTGTATACAAAAACATAAATGGTATATTTacataacattttaaaaatgagGCACAAATTGGACAGAAAGGAAGGCAAGGCCTCTGTTTCTAACTTTTAATTAAGTCTCTGTGTCATTGTGTCATTCTTAGATATTAAACAGAACAAGTCACTTAACCATGTAAATGTACTGTGTGTAAATTAAAGTAACTAGTTAAATCAAATATTCTTACAGTATGTGGCCTTCTTACATTGCATTGTATCCATCAGTAAAGACCTGTGtcacatatacactgagtataccaaacattaggaacactttcctaatattgagttgaacaCCCCCCCTTTTGCACTCAGAACCGCCTCAATTCGtccgggcatggactctacaaggtgttaaaagcgttccacagggatcctggcccatgttgactccaatggttgccacagttctgtcaagttgtctggatgtcctttgggtggtgaaccattcttgatttcttgatacacatgggaaaccgTTGAGCATTTAAAACCCAGCactgttgcagttcttgacacaaaccaatgTGCCTGACACCTATTACCATACTCCTATTACCATACCATAAGTcacttacatttttttaaattcaccttctgaatggtacacacacacaatccgtgtctcaactgtctcaaggcttaaaaatactacattaacctgtctcctccccttcatctacactgattgaagtggattaacaagtggcatcaataagggatcatagctttcacctggattcacctggtcagtctatatcatggaaagagcatgtctTTTGTGTGCTGAGTGCACCATACAGTGAGATACAAGAAAGACAAGAATTCCGCAGGGTATAGGTGATCTGCAGCGTCCTCCTAATGTGGTGTGTAAAGACTAAGGTATGAATAAGGTTGAAGGCTAAAACAGAGATCTAACTTTTTCATTTTGTTCTAACATAACAAAGCCCACAAAAGCCCACAGCAGACTTGTTGAATTAATTTCACAACTGCTTTGCCACTAACTGTTCGAGGTTTTTGGCACTTTCATGTCACAAAAAATAAAATGCACACATGTAAATCACACATAACAAGAAATGGTTCAGCTAAAACTCAAAACACAGTATGAAATATTTATCAAAAAGGATTACATCATATCAAGACGATACCATTTTCAGTCATCTACTGCTAAAAAGACAAATAAGTAAGTAAGAGAAAGAAGTGAATAAATCTTAGCTCTCAATGATATGAAGACGATGATGATGTGTCCTATAACCTGTGACCAGGTTAAGGGAGGGTGGCCCTGCCGCCCTAACTGGGGAGGTATCGTTTGTTTTCCCCAGGGAATGGAAAATCTGGGACAGAGTTGAAATGTCCCGTGAGGAAGATAGCGACCGTTCCGATGGAGAAGAGAGCCATGGCCACCCAGAAACAAACCTTGTCAATCATCTTCCCAATCAATACCCAGCTCTCCATTTCCTATGGGACAGTTAACAGTGAGTCAGAAGGGGGTAGAAGTGGGGAGATAATAACCCACAATGTTCTATCAGGATTTCTCAACTCTCAGCTCATCGTGGGCCATtattcacaaagtgtctcagagttttaatcataattatttattttatcacaaaTAAATCTGGATTAGCACTCTTTGTGAACACGGCCTTGCACTGGCTGCATTCAGATGAAATTGACCTCTGATCCCCAGAGTAAAAGCAATACTTACTGATCCAATGTCATTTGCTTGCTTTGTGCTCTCAGTGATAAAGTTACAAGCATCCACACATTCCTTGATTTCAGGAGCAGCTTGGGCGAGGCTCTTGTACAGGCTGGCTGTGGTGCTCACATCAATCCCATCCACTagagagtagcagagacacatcaataccatccactagagagtagcagagacacatcaataccatccactagagagtagcagagtcacatcaataccatccactagagagtagcagagacacatcaataccatccactagagagtagcagagacacaTCAATACCATCCACTAGAGAGTAGCAGAGTCACATCAATACCATCCACTAGAGGGTAGCAGAGACACATCAATACCATCCACTAGAGGGTAGCAGAGACACATCAATACCATCCACTAGAGGGTAGCAGAGACACATCAATACCATCCACTAGAGGGTAGCAGAGACACATCAATACCATCCACTagagagtagcagagacacatcaataccgtccactagagagtagcagagacacaTCAATACCATCCACTAGAGGGTAGCAGAGACACATCAATACCATCCACTAGAGGGTAGCAGAGACACATCAATACCATCCACTAGAGGGTAGCAGAGACACATCAATACCATCCACTAGAGAGTAGCAGTGACACATCAATATCATCCACTAGAGGGTAGCAGAGACACATCAATACCATCCACTagagagtagcagagacacaTCAATACCATCCACTAGAGGGTAGCAGAGACACATCAATACCATCCACTAGAGGGTAGCAGTGACACATCAATACCATCCACTAGAGGGTAGCAGTGACACATCAATATCATCCACTAGAGGGTAGCAGAGACACATCAATTACCATCCACTAGAGGGTAGCAGAGACACATCAATACCATCCACTAGAGGGTAGCAGAGACACATCAATACCATCCACTAGAGGGTAGCAGAGACACATCAATATCATCCACCAGAGGGTATCAGAGTCACATCAATACCATCCACTAGAAGGTAGCAAAGACACATCAATATCATCCACTAGAGGGTAGCAGAGACACATTAATACCATCCACTagagagtagcagagacacaTCAATACCATCCACTAGAGGGTAGCAGAGACACATCAATACCATCCACTAGAGGGTAGCAGAGACACATCAATACCATCCACTAGAGGGTAGCAGTGACACATCAATACCATCCACTAGAGGGTAGCAGTGACACATCAATATCATCCACTAGAGGGTAGCAGAGACACATCAATTACCATCCACTAGAGGGTAGCAGAGACACATCAATACCATCCACTAGAGGGTAGCAGAGACACATCAATACCATCCACTAGAGGGTAGCAGAGACACATCAATATCATCCACCAGAGGGTAGCAGAGACACATCAATACCATCCACTAGAGGGTAGCAGAGACACATCAATATCATCCACCAGAGGGTAGCAGAGACACATCAATACCATCCACTAGAGGGTAGCAGTGACACATCAATACCATCCACTAGAGGGTAGCAGTGACACATCAATATCATCCACTAGAGGGTAGCAGAGACACATCAATTACCATCCACTAGAGGGTAGCAGAGACACATCAATACCATCCACTAGAGGGTAGCAGAGACACATCAATATCATCCACCAGAGGGTAGCAGAGACACATCAATACCATCCACTAGAGGGTAGCAGAGACACATCAATACCATCCACTAGAAGGTAGCAGAGACACATCAATATCATCCACTAGAGGGTAGCAGAGACACATCAATACCATCCACTagagagtagcagagacacaTCAATACCATCCACTAGAGGGTAGCAGAGACACATCAATACCATCCACTAGAGGGTAGCAGAGACACATCAATACCATCCACTAGAGGGTAGCAGAGACACATCAATATCATCCACTAGAGGGTAGCAGAGACACATCAATACCATCCACTAGAGGGTAGCAGAGACACATCAATACCATCCACTAGAGGGTAGCAGAGACACATCAATACCATCCACTAGAGGGTAGCAGAGACACATCAATATCATCCGCTAGTGTATCAGAGACACATACAGTTACCTAAAGGTACGCTGATGATGGACCACAGTGCTAATCTTtatcccctctccttttcccatTGATTGTGATACATATTTATAATAGCAAATACAACCAAAATGCTTTTTAAAACCAATTCAAATTGAGCCAGACACATCTATTCAGAAAAGTGGCTTGCTGGATAATGCACATACATTCCACTccatatttatttggacagtgaggCTAAAACGGTTCATTTCGTTCTATACTCCataattttggatttgagatcaaatgtttaataTGAGGCGatagtacagaatgtcaccttttatttgtgggtattttcatacatatctgttttaccgtttagaaattaAAGCACTTTACATATTTAGTCCCCCAATTTGAAGGTGTCATATTTGGACAAATTAATTTATAGTGTATTAATGTAGTCAAAGGTTTAGTATTTGTTCTCGTATTcttagcacacaatgactacatcacgTTTGTCACTCTACAAACCTGTTGGATGCCTTTGCAATTTTTTTAGTTTTTGTTTAGGATTATCTTGTGCCCAATATAAATTAATGGTATACAATGCATTGTGTTATtgtggagtcacttttattgtaaataagaatataatatgtttctaaacacttttaGAATAATGTGGGTCCTACCTTGATTACAGAGAATCAttaatgaatcgtgaataatgatacATGTGAAgaatttacagatgcacaaagatCATacccaaaacatgctaacctctcaccattaccaataacaggggaggttagcattttcgGGGGGTGATATTTATGCTTCTGTAATTtactcactcatcattattcacaattcaacATAATCCAAAAACAAAATAAACTGCAAATATATGCagcaagtttgtagagtcacatgcttgatgtagtcattgcatgctagggatatgggaccaaatactacactttttactactttaattaATACACTATAAGTGCATTTTTCCAAATACATATGACACCTTCAGATGGGGTGACTAGATACATAAAATGTGTTCATTTCTAAATGGTACAACAGATACAgcatgtatgaaaataccctaaaataaaaggtgacattctgtactgtcgcctcaAATAAACATTCCCCCATGTGCTACCCTTCACTCCCTACCAGTATCTCTTTCCTTAATCTTACCAACGGATCGTGTGAggccatgcctctctctctgtttgtcaaaCATCATCTCGCTGCGTGGTTGTTTTAGCACATACTCCTCCGCTCTCTGCATCAGGCCGAACGAGCTACGCCGTCGCTCCCTCACTCCATTCACCTCCGCCTCCGCCTCTCCATCATCCACCAGAGGGTCCATACCCAGGAATCGGGGGACAAGCTCCAGGAAGAcctgaacagaggagaggaacggtGGAACAGGTATTAGTTTGGCAAGAAAAAAGTTTAATATTCGTTCTGATAAATTTGCATTTTATCATATCGTATTGTTTCTTAATACAGGCGACATTTACTTTGTCCATTCTATGTCTGTTTGGGCCAGTGTTACATGAGCCTTGACTTTGGTTTTGATTTCAACTTACCATGTTATTACACAGTTACTGTATACATACGTGTTTGATAGTGTGAGACATGGTGTGGGTGTTGGGACTGCGGAGGGAGATGTTGAGCACCACGATTTGGTTGGTGGCGATGAGTGTTGTCACAGACATGACAAAGATCAGGTACCTGGGAAGAGAAGAACAGACAGATGTGGATGGAGAGGGAATTGAGCTCTCTTCTGGTGTTACAGAAATACTGTATATGGAGGAAGGCAGTAAGCAAGAGACTGGAGAAATTCTTACTCACTTGCCAATGAGAGGGACATTGAGAGATGTCTCAGGGACCTTCTGAGCAATAAGAAAGAGGAAGACAGTCTGAGCCAGCAGGACAGAGATGGACACAGTCAACTTCTGTCCCCCAGCTGTGAAGGGGACAATGGAGAGTCAGAGGGGTACAGAAAGGAGTGCAGTGCTTTTCCCATCATCATCCTCATAGATGACAACAGGcatattatactgtactctagcAATTCCAGACATAACATGAGAGTGCTCTAGTGTTTCCAAATGCTTCCAAGTGCTTTAGTTGGGATGCAGAAAACTATTGACGTTCTATCGCACAGGCTAACCGAGTCCAACTAAAGTCCaacaacatacagtgcattctctAGTTTGAAACTCAAAACCATTATATCTATGTTGGAGCATTTCTTAAATATAAATCATTTGAAATAATAGTCAATATACAAAGCAACACTAGTAACACTAGCGGACAACTGCTAACTTCAGTTGGGGATGGCATACTGCATCATCTTCCTGTTTCACTAACCCTAAGTTACACCCTTATACCACTGACCAATCAGCAGCAACGTTGCCACTGACCCTGTGCAGGTAGGAAGTAGGCCAGGACGACCAAGGAGGAGATAAGTGAGCAGGGCAGaatgatgttgatgatgtagaACAGAGGTTTCCTCTGGATGACCAGGTTGAAGGAGATCTCCTGGTACTCCAGGTCATCAGGAGTGTAGCGTGAGTTGATCAGCTTCCTGGCTGGCCGGTGCTTTATGGCCCACTCACCATTCTCTAACAGGTTGGAAACAAAGACACTGGGATGAGTAGAAACCATTTCATTAGGATTGGACCAGTTGACGGGTTGTGTCAGTTGTTTGCAGATAGGTGTAGGCCTACAGATTGATTTTGAGGAATTACAAAGTTTCATATACTGTATTTTGGTCACACATGCAGGACCAGAGTAGTAGTGGGAAACTATCAAGGTGGGGTAGTAGGTTTTGAAATAGAATTTATTCAAATCTATAAAAACAAAACATTGCAACATTAGTGTGTGTATACCAGTGAAGGCCTCAGGATCAATGTCCACCCACTCAATGGGCTGTTCAGTCTCCGTGTCAACAGCCAGCATGATTTCCAACTCATTTGCACTGTAAGTCTGGGACCTAAAGACTAAAGTGCAGTTCTGGTAGTCAAAGGGGAAGTAGGTGATTTCTATGGCACATGTGCTGCGGTAGATAGCTGGAGGCAGCCAGTACATGTAGCCACTGGAGTAGATTAACACATTGGCATAGTAGGCCACGTCAAACTTGCCATCAATGctgcagaggaggagggagagaggagagggaacggaggaggggaagagaggaggtggaaggaaAGGGTAGAGGGGGCGATGAAAAGAGTTCAAGAGTCTATTGGTCAAAACATAGCAGTGCCACAGAAGGGGGAAATCAGAATGAGGAAAAAGGAAAAAAGGAAAAAGAAGTTGAAAGCCCTCCTCTACTGACTCACTTGTTCTCAAGGACAATGTCAGGAAGCCACACTGTGTTGTAAGGCACACGGATAACCTCGATGCCAAAATACTCAGAGGTGTTCCAGGCCAGGCGAATATCATTCCATTGCTGTGGGAGGGAGCAAAGGGTGTAGGCAGAGTAGAGAGCGTGAGAGGATCAGAGGGAAATAAAGACACACAGCTAGAAatcagggaaaagtaggagaaaataaaaaaacagaaataatcTAGTCAAAGATGTATGCAGGAAACATGTTAAACTAATTAAGAAGATACAATATCAACAAAAAAAATTGGTTTACAATGAGAGAAACACTCACGATCTCAATCCAGACATTAGTCGTGAGAGTCTCTTCCTTTTCGTTCTGTAACAGAGGACATATATAATGGTCTGATGCAGACATTTGTCTACTTTATTTGGGTAGCCTACATAACCTTACAGGAATACATGTGGAGTGAGATTGTGAAAGGGTAGTTGGTAACTGTGGCAACTCTATGGGATTATGCTGGACAGTTTGATATGTGATAGTATTGTAGTGCACCTAGGGCTGTTGCGGCCACACTGTTGCCACCATACCAGCGGTCacaagtcatgaaggcagtcaaattccacattaCCGTTTAGTCATgttaattaggcttctccaagctctgatgctgctgatggtcattagtagcctacctaacttactaactgcctggtactcagcactctattgttcctctaatcactctgacatccaTTCAAATGTAATCAAAAATATAATCAAACAcgtcatgagagcccatgagctcatgttgcgcaacatttatataggctatgcaattgcaggAGAAAACACAGTGATGACCACTAATAAaaaggatcccatcagctttctataggctggGCCTAccatatttatttctcaactttccaaCTACAGATGGCGCCGGGGAGGATAGCTGCTATTTTGtgggctcttaaccaaccgtgcTTTTCTGTTCGTTTTTTGCATTTTTTGTAAAAAATTTTGTACATAATGCTGATGCTACCGTCTGTTATGACCGAAAAGAGATTCTGgaaatcagaacagcgattactcaccttgaactggatGAAACATTTCTCTTTAATTAATCAGATGAaagggatttactccagacacccgaacaggccctcatccccgtcattcggaggagaaagagactgaaaagatatcGCGGAAAGAGATcggggggccttgtgaggatccggcgacgagtggctaatctgcccttgccaTCCATACTACTGGCCAACGtacaatcgctggaaaataaattggACGAACTAAAAGCACAGATATCCTACCAAAAGGACATTAAAaacggtaatatcttatgtttcaccaagtcgtggctgaacgacgacatgaataacatacagctggcattaaagtggccggggactttaatgtagggaaacttaaaacccgttttacctcatttatatcagcatgttaaatgtgcaaccatagggggaaaaactctagaccacctttattccacatacagagatgcgtacaaagctcttcCTCGAACtca
This window contains:
- the chrne gene encoding acetylcholine receptor subunit epsilon, with protein sequence MNFAMARHSFWTCLIATAGLLWGVTIPVSCNEESKLIGDLFRGYNKNIRPAAHPTDKVEVQVKLILTNLISLNEKEETLTTNVWIEIQWNDIRLAWNTSEYFGIEVIRVPYNTVWLPDIVLENNIDGKFDVAYYANVLIYSSGYMYWLPPAIYRSTCAIEITYFPFDYQNCTLVFRSQTYSANELEIMLAVDTETEQPIEWVDIDPEAFTENGEWAIKHRPARKLINSRYTPDDLEYQEISFNLVIQRKPLFYIINIILPCSLISSLVVLAYFLPAQAGGQKLTVSISVLLAQTVFLFLIAQKVPETSLNVPLIGKYLIFVMSVTTLIATNQIVVLNISLRSPNTHTMSHTIKHVFLELVPRFLGMDPLVDDGEAEAEVNGVRERRRSSFGLMQRAEEYVLKQPRSEMMFDKQRERHGLTRSVVDGIDVSTTASLYKSLAQAAPEIKECVDACNFITESTKQANDIGSEMESWVLIGKMIDKVCFWVAMALFSIGTVAIFLTGHFNSVPDFPFPGENKRYLPS